A genome region from Acinetobacter lwoffii includes the following:
- a CDS encoding M3 family metallopeptidase, giving the protein MWQTDMTLEKATLPVPQFDQITLAELKQKIESCIAEGQKFLNELTETPTSVQEQLATLEHVDTLENNMSESWGILSHLNAVMNNAKTRDVYQALLPGLSEYYTQLGQHTALYQTYQHIYDASIYNELPAAQRSAIKLALRDFKLSGVALEGEAKKRYAEISARLSQLSSDFSNHVLDATQAYFRPLNEEELAGLSTSNIELLKQYGQQRELDQPVATLDFPSYLAIMTHSENRPLREELYKAYTTRASDQAEQSEFDNTALIEEILSLRLEMAKLLGFNNYAELSLASKMAPSVEAVDEFLHELAEHARAPAEQEIAELKAIAAEDGIRDLQPWDSGYYSEKLKMQQFNLSQEALKPYFPAPKILQGLFSIVNRLYGIQVIEREAPVWHPDARYFELEDQGQVIGGFYFDLYARQGKRGGAWMSGFRSRMQTSDGLQKPICYMVGNFTPPVGNRPALLTHDEVITLFHEFGHGLHHMLTEVDNIAVAGTHGVAWDAVELPSQFMEFWAWDQESLDLLSEHIETQESLPAELLKALLDARFFQSGMQTLRQLEFALFDLSIHRANPALNATQVQATLNEIREKYAVLPTTDYNRFQHSFSHIFAGGYAAGYYSYKWAEVLASDAFDRFEDEGIFNTTTGKQFRENILAVGGKDTALDAFINFRGREPKIDALLRHQGWTNPSKNA; this is encoded by the coding sequence ATTTGGCAGACCGACATGACTTTAGAAAAGGCAACTTTGCCTGTTCCGCAATTTGATCAGATTACGCTGGCTGAGCTAAAACAAAAAATTGAAAGCTGTATCGCTGAAGGGCAAAAGTTCCTGAATGAACTTACCGAAACACCTACTTCAGTACAGGAGCAGCTGGCTACTCTTGAACATGTCGACACACTTGAAAACAATATGAGTGAGTCTTGGGGCATCCTGTCACATTTAAATGCCGTGATGAACAATGCCAAAACCCGTGATGTCTATCAAGCACTCTTACCGGGTCTTAGCGAATACTATACGCAACTGGGTCAACATACGGCGCTCTATCAGACCTATCAGCATATTTATGATGCGTCGATTTATAATGAACTGCCGGCAGCGCAGCGAAGCGCCATTAAACTGGCCTTACGTGATTTCAAACTGTCTGGGGTGGCATTAGAGGGTGAAGCGAAAAAACGTTATGCGGAAATTTCGGCTCGTCTGTCCCAATTATCATCCGACTTCTCCAACCATGTACTGGATGCGACTCAGGCCTATTTCAGACCGCTAAATGAAGAGGAGTTAGCGGGTCTATCTACCAGTAATATTGAGCTGTTAAAACAATATGGTCAGCAACGTGAACTGGATCAACCGGTGGCTACGCTGGATTTCCCGTCTTATCTGGCGATCATGACCCATTCAGAAAATCGTCCTCTGCGTGAAGAACTCTATAAAGCTTACACCACGCGTGCGTCAGATCAGGCTGAACAGAGCGAGTTTGACAATACTGCATTGATCGAAGAAATTCTCAGTCTGCGTCTGGAAATGGCAAAACTGCTTGGCTTTAATAATTATGCGGAATTGTCCTTAGCCAGCAAAATGGCACCAAGTGTAGAGGCAGTAGATGAATTCTTGCATGAACTGGCAGAACATGCCCGCGCACCGGCAGAGCAAGAAATTGCTGAACTGAAAGCGATTGCTGCTGAAGATGGCATCCGTGATCTGCAACCTTGGGACAGCGGCTATTATTCTGAAAAGCTGAAAATGCAGCAATTTAACCTGTCACAGGAAGCGCTGAAACCTTACTTTCCTGCACCGAAAATCCTGCAAGGTCTGTTCAGTATTGTGAATCGTCTGTATGGCATTCAGGTGATTGAACGTGAAGCGCCTGTATGGCATCCGGATGCACGTTATTTTGAACTGGAAGATCAGGGTCAGGTGATTGGCGGTTTCTATTTTGATCTGTATGCACGTCAAGGCAAACGTGGCGGTGCATGGATGAGCGGTTTCCGTTCTCGTATGCAGACCAGTGATGGCTTGCAAAAACCGATTTGTTATATGGTCGGTAACTTTACTCCACCCGTCGGCAATCGCCCTGCACTCTTGACCCATGATGAAGTCATCACCTTGTTCCATGAATTTGGTCATGGCCTGCATCATATGCTGACAGAAGTGGACAATATTGCGGTAGCAGGTACCCATGGCGTGGCTTGGGATGCGGTCGAACTGCCAAGCCAGTTTATGGAATTCTGGGCCTGGGATCAGGAAAGTCTGGATCTGCTCAGCGAGCACATTGAAACTCAAGAATCCTTGCCGGCAGAGTTGCTGAAAGCCCTGCTGGATGCACGTTTCTTCCAGTCTGGCATGCAAACCCTGCGTCAGCTTGAATTTGCCCTGTTTGACCTGAGTATTCACCGAGCCAATCCGGCTTTAAATGCAACACAGGTTCAGGCTACTCTGAATGAGATCCGTGAAAAGTATGCGGTCCTACCGACCACCGACTATAACCGTTTCCAGCACAGCTTCAGTCACATTTTTGCCGGTGGTTATGCAGCAGGATATTATTCCTATAAATGGGCCGAAGTTTTGGCCAGTGATGCCTTCGACCGCTTTGAAGATGAAGGTATTTTTAATACCACTACCGGAAAGCAGTTTCGGGAAAATATCCTCGCAGTTGGCGGAAAAGACACAGCACTTGACGCATTTATCAATTTCCGCGGACGCGAGCCAAAAATAGATGCGTTGCTGCGTCATCAAGGTTGGACGAACCCCTCTAAAAACGCTTAA
- a CDS encoding YheV family putative zinc ribbon protein: MKRRFIAGAKCPKCQALDRVVMLTSGEDEWIECIECGYEENRPTHVDQPETPAVPDEVGVIQFKPRSVK, translated from the coding sequence ATTAAACGTCGTTTCATTGCAGGCGCAAAATGTCCAAAATGTCAGGCGTTAGATCGCGTCGTCATGCTGACCTCTGGTGAAGATGAATGGATCGAATGTATTGAATGTGGTTATGAAGAAAATCGTCCCACACATGTTGATCAACCAGAAACACCAGCTGTTCCAGATGAAGTTGGCGTGATTCAGTTTAAACCTCGTTCAGTAAAATAA
- a CDS encoding restriction endonuclease subunit S domain-containing protein, protein MSVEQRNNPKLLMGIMGALVTVVALVLLYQWLNASSGEAERIHQEDIAAVPAAKPAAKTEEDTAAAKAPETIEAKALVSNQLLDAPVPENASLAKEEVAKLDDIQVQLNEQKATLDAQHSDADQLIQLKEEQIKLLEAQLAQSQ, encoded by the coding sequence ATGTCAGTAGAACAAAGAAATAACCCCAAACTTTTAATGGGAATTATGGGGGCTTTAGTTACTGTCGTTGCATTGGTATTGCTATATCAGTGGTTGAATGCCTCTTCCGGTGAAGCGGAACGCATACATCAGGAAGATATCGCGGCTGTTCCGGCAGCAAAACCTGCGGCGAAAACTGAAGAAGATACGGCGGCAGCGAAAGCACCTGAGACGATCGAAGCTAAAGCACTGGTATCAAATCAGCTGTTAGATGCACCAGTGCCGGAGAATGCCAGTTTGGCCAAAGAAGAAGTGGCTAAATTAGATGACATCCAAGTTCAGCTCAATGAACAAAAAGCCACACTGGATGCGCAGCATAGCGATGCCGACCAGTTGATCCAACTGAAAGAGGAACAGATCAAGTTACTTGAAGCACAACTTGCTCAAAGCCAGTAA
- a CDS encoding DMT family transporter, translating into MSVPAAPHLLKAILLLTCSAFLFSVMGVCIRYASATVDNATVVFFRNFVGLFIFLPFIFNKGIGFFKTEKLWMHTWRAVVGLTAMYGFFYAIAHLKLSNAMVFTYSSPIFIPLIAWLFLKEKITTSMLAAALIGFIDVLCVAKPDSGLINLMSVIGLSASFLAAMAFVTVWALTKTESPEKIVFYFCFIGTLISVIPMFWLWRPYTLTELSYLITAGILANFSQLFMSNAYKLAPAGQIGPVNYVAIFFAGMWGFLFWQEVPDLYSVIGLGLIFCAILLCSPILQKRLNSSKI; encoded by the coding sequence ATGTCTGTCCCAGCCGCTCCGCATCTGCTTAAAGCCATTCTGTTACTGACCTGCTCTGCTTTTCTCTTTTCAGTCATGGGCGTCTGTATCCGTTATGCCTCGGCAACGGTTGATAATGCTACCGTGGTCTTCTTTCGCAATTTTGTTGGGCTGTTTATTTTCCTGCCTTTCATTTTCAATAAAGGCATTGGTTTTTTCAAAACTGAAAAACTATGGATGCACACTTGGCGCGCAGTGGTCGGCCTGACTGCCATGTACGGCTTTTTCTATGCCATTGCTCATTTAAAACTCTCCAATGCCATGGTCTTCACCTACTCTTCCCCGATTTTTATTCCTTTGATTGCCTGGCTATTTCTCAAGGAAAAAATCACCACAAGCATGTTAGCCGCAGCTCTGATTGGTTTCATCGACGTACTCTGTGTCGCCAAACCAGATTCGGGTCTAATTAACCTGATGTCGGTCATTGGCTTGAGTGCCAGCTTTCTGGCAGCGATGGCCTTTGTCACGGTATGGGCGCTGACCAAAACCGAGTCTCCGGAAAAAATCGTATTTTATTTCTGCTTTATTGGCACCCTGATTTCAGTGATTCCGATGTTCTGGCTATGGCGACCTTATACCTTGACAGAACTCAGCTATCTGATTACTGCCGGTATACTGGCCAATTTCAGTCAACTGTTTATGTCCAATGCTTACAAGCTGGCTCCGGCAGGACAGATTGGGCCGGTCAACTATGTGGCGATTTTCTTTGCCGGCATGTGGGGCTTTCTGTTCTGGCAGGAAGTTCCGGACCTCTATAGCGTGATTGGGCTGGGGCTGATTTTCTGTGCGATTCTATTGTGTAGCCCGATCCTACAAAAGCGCCTGAATTCATCCAAAATTTGA